From a single Candidatus Eremiobacteraceae bacterium genomic region:
- the acs gene encoding acetate--CoA ligase, with amino-acid sequence MADQTTDQGQAIEALFAEKRTFAPSPEFQKTAQWKDPAVYERAAKDFESFWAEQARRLDWFEPWKTVLQWDDARKAARWFDGGLINASYNCLDRHVAAGHGSQVAFAWEGEPGDTRTFTYADLLAETCRLANALKELGVKRGDRVAIYMGMVPELPAALLACSRIGAIHSVVFGGFSADSLRDRIQDGACKALITQDQGWRRGNKIQLKNIADDALKATPSIEKVIVLKRTGDAVDWTPGRDHWYHDVVARQSDKCEPEKMAAEDPLYILYSSGTTARPKGIMHTTGGYLTGVSSTHKYIFDIDPARDVFWCTADIGWVTGHSYIVYGPLANRTTSVLYEGTPDFPDKDRFWAIVEKYKVTVLYTAPTAIRTFMKWGPEYPKRHDMTSLRLLGSVGEPINPEAWIWYSEHIGGGRCPVVDTWWQTETGMILLSPLPGITKTKPGSATFPYPGVFADVVDQSGGSVPLGGGGYIVITKPWPAMLRTLWGDHERYLTTYWSKFGHLGYYFPADGCKRDEEGYYWLLGRVDDVMNVSGHRISTTEVESAFVDHPMVAESAVVSKKDDITGEAIAAFVTLKGGGIGSKEDADNLRKHVASKIGAFARPKYITFTPDLPKTRSGKIMRRLLRDVMENRPLGDTTTLADATVVKNIADLAKTSPTEE; translated from the coding sequence ATGGCCGACCAGACGACTGATCAAGGACAAGCGATCGAGGCGCTCTTCGCGGAGAAACGCACGTTCGCGCCGTCGCCGGAATTTCAGAAAACGGCGCAGTGGAAAGACCCGGCGGTTTACGAGCGCGCCGCAAAGGACTTCGAGTCGTTCTGGGCCGAGCAAGCGCGCCGCCTCGACTGGTTCGAGCCATGGAAGACAGTTCTCCAATGGGATGACGCGCGCAAGGCCGCACGCTGGTTCGACGGCGGCCTCATCAACGCGTCGTACAACTGCCTCGACCGTCATGTCGCGGCCGGACATGGCAGCCAAGTCGCTTTTGCCTGGGAAGGCGAGCCCGGCGATACTCGGACGTTCACGTATGCAGATCTTCTCGCCGAGACGTGCCGCCTTGCGAACGCGCTCAAAGAACTCGGCGTCAAACGCGGCGATCGCGTGGCGATCTACATGGGCATGGTTCCCGAGCTGCCGGCGGCACTGCTCGCATGTTCGCGCATCGGTGCGATCCATTCGGTCGTCTTCGGCGGATTCTCGGCGGACAGCTTGCGCGACCGCATCCAAGACGGAGCGTGCAAGGCGCTCATCACGCAAGACCAAGGCTGGCGGCGCGGCAACAAGATCCAGCTGAAAAACATCGCCGACGACGCGCTCAAAGCAACGCCGTCGATCGAAAAGGTCATCGTCCTTAAACGCACCGGCGATGCGGTCGATTGGACGCCGGGCCGCGACCACTGGTATCACGACGTCGTCGCTCGTCAAAGCGACAAATGCGAGCCCGAAAAGATGGCCGCCGAGGATCCGCTCTACATATTATATTCGAGCGGCACGACCGCGCGTCCGAAGGGCATCATGCACACGACCGGCGGCTATCTCACCGGCGTGTCGTCGACGCACAAATATATCTTCGACATCGACCCGGCGCGCGACGTCTTCTGGTGCACCGCCGACATCGGCTGGGTCACGGGCCATTCGTACATAGTTTACGGCCCGCTCGCGAATCGCACGACGAGCGTGCTTTATGAAGGCACGCCCGATTTCCCCGACAAGGACCGCTTTTGGGCGATCGTCGAGAAGTACAAGGTGACCGTTCTGTACACGGCGCCGACCGCGATCCGCACGTTCATGAAGTGGGGACCGGAGTATCCGAAACGGCACGACATGACATCGTTGCGGCTGCTCGGATCGGTCGGCGAGCCCATCAATCCGGAAGCGTGGATCTGGTACTCGGAGCATATAGGCGGCGGGCGTTGTCCGGTCGTCGACACATGGTGGCAGACCGAGACCGGCATGATCCTTTTATCGCCGCTGCCGGGGATCACGAAGACGAAGCCCGGGTCGGCCACCTTCCCGTATCCGGGCGTATTTGCCGACGTCGTCGATCAGAGCGGAGGATCGGTGCCGCTCGGAGGCGGCGGCTATATCGTCATCACGAAGCCGTGGCCGGCGATGCTGCGTACGCTGTGGGGAGATCACGAGCGATATCTTACGACGTACTGGAGCAAGTTCGGACATCTCGGCTACTATTTCCCAGCCGACGGCTGCAAGCGCGACGAAGAGGGCTACTATTGGCTGCTCGGGCGCGTCGACGATGTCATGAACGTCTCGGGCCATCGTATCTCGACAACCGAGGTCGAAAGCGCATTCGTCGATCATCCGATGGTCGCAGAGTCTGCGGTCGTCTCGAAGAAGGATGACATCACGGGCGAGGCGATCGCCGCTTTCGTCACGTTGAAGGGCGGCGGCATCGGGTCGAAAGAGGACGCCGACAATCTTCGCAAACACGTCGCATCGAAGATCGGCGCGTTCGCTCGGCCCAAATACATCACGTTCACGCCCGATCTGCCGAAGACGCGCTCGGGCAAGATCATGCGCCGCCTCTTGCGCGACGTGATGGAAAACCGTCCGCTCGGCGATACGACGACGCTCGCGGACGCGACGGTCGTCAAGAACATCGCCGACCTCGCAAAGACCTCTCCAACCGAAGAATAG
- a CDS encoding SDR family NAD(P)-dependent oxidoreductase, translating to MAQGVLADRIAVITGANRGIGFAILQTFAREGATCALVVRDRAKGERAASDVAKAGASPVVVEADMANRTAIKRAAEELSHRFERIDLLVNNAGILTDEDRKTPASRMESAIMDETLAINLFGPIAMSEALLPKMVRGSRIINVSSTMGQLTGGSAGYAPAYCISKTALNAYTQALAAAVSDSGILVDSFHPGWARTAMGGPNATVDPDQAAAVALFLATRPPGQTGLFWRHPGVVIDW from the coding sequence ATGGCGCAGGGCGTGCTCGCCGACCGCATCGCCGTCATCACGGGGGCGAATCGAGGCATCGGCTTCGCGATATTGCAGACTTTCGCGCGGGAAGGCGCGACGTGTGCGCTCGTCGTCAGAGATCGTGCAAAGGGCGAACGTGCGGCAAGCGACGTGGCAAAGGCCGGCGCCTCGCCGGTCGTCGTCGAAGCCGATATGGCGAACCGCACGGCCATCAAGCGGGCGGCAGAAGAATTGTCGCACCGCTTCGAGCGTATCGACCTGCTCGTCAACAACGCCGGCATCTTGACGGACGAAGATCGGAAGACGCCCGCAAGCCGGATGGAGTCCGCGATCATGGACGAGACGCTCGCGATCAATCTTTTCGGTCCGATCGCCATGAGCGAGGCGCTTCTGCCGAAGATGGTTCGCGGCTCGCGCATCATCAACGTCTCGTCGACGATGGGCCAGCTTACCGGCGGCAGCGCGGGCTATGCGCCCGCGTATTGCATCAGCAAGACGGCGCTCAACGCGTACACCCAAGCCCTCGCCGCGGCGGTCTCCGATAGCGGCATTCTCGTCGATTCGTTCCATCCTGGTTGGGCGAGGACGGCGATGGGCGGCCCAAATGCGACGGTCGATCCCGACCAGGCCGCCGCTGTCGCGCTCTTTCTCGCAACTCGACCGCCCGGGCAGACCGGACTTTTCTGGCGCCATCCCGGCGTCGTCATCGACTGGTGA
- a CDS encoding twin-arginine translocation signal domain-containing protein produces the protein MPSRRSFIAASAVAAAAGLAGMADTSTEVDAAAPKGPSSLALAQARWLRQAMPKAKLSDELVEKIAGDIDGYAPVAAEFRKATLRNWDEPDFVFTAGPEAKRR, from the coding sequence ATGCCATCTCGCCGATCGTTCATCGCCGCAAGCGCAGTCGCTGCGGCAGCGGGCCTCGCAGGCATGGCGGACACTTCGACCGAGGTCGATGCCGCCGCACCTAAAGGCCCGTCGTCCCTCGCGCTCGCTCAGGCGCGCTGGCTGCGGCAGGCTATGCCGAAAGCGAAGCTGAGCGACGAGCTCGTCGAGAAGATCGCGGGCGACATCGACGGCTATGCGCCGGTAGCAGCCGAGTTTCGCAAAGCGACGCTGCGGAATTGGGATGAACCCGATTTCGTCTTCACCGCAGGTCCCGAGGCGAAGCGGCGATGA